A single region of the Pararhodospirillum photometricum DSM 122 genome encodes:
- the secD gene encoding protein translocase subunit SecD, with translation MHSFGPFKTWLVIVVTLAGILFTLPNALREQADRLPSWWQPITLGLDLQGGSYLLLQVDVDSLITEQLDGLVEAMRAGLREEKVRYRDLRRDGQSVVVTMETPEDRPTAVRVARQVENGTTVTMDDAGVLRLVFTDKTLADKRTQAVDQSIEIVRRRVDETGTREPTIQRQGQDRIIVELPGVSNPEHMKSLIGRTAKLTFHLLDDAVSPEDVAQGRIPPGARLLPNAEAGRPGQPAQLVVRKRVEVSGDRLVGAQATFQNGEPVVSFRFDTVGGRKFGQITSENEGRFLAIVLDNQVISAPRIREPILGGSGIISGSFSTQGAQDLALLLRAGALPAPLTMLEERTIGPGLGADSIEAGAVASVIGAFAVVIFMVVAYGLFGIFANIALAVNVILLLAALSVLGATLTLPGIAGIALTIGMAVDANVLIFERIREESQAGRTLLNALETGFRNALSAILDSNITTIFAAGLLYYFGSGPVRGFAVTLTLGILTSMFTAITVTRFIIFVWLRLARPKTLPL, from the coding sequence ATGCACTCTTTCGGCCCTTTTAAAACCTGGCTGGTGATCGTGGTCACCCTGGCAGGGATCTTGTTTACTCTCCCCAATGCCCTGCGCGAGCAGGCGGATCGCTTGCCCTCGTGGTGGCAACCCATCACCTTGGGGCTTGACCTTCAAGGAGGCTCCTACCTTCTCTTGCAGGTTGACGTTGATTCTCTGATTACAGAACAGCTCGACGGCTTGGTTGAGGCCATGCGCGCCGGCCTGCGCGAAGAAAAGGTCCGCTACCGCGACCTGCGCCGCGACGGGCAGAGCGTTGTTGTGACCATGGAGACCCCCGAGGATCGCCCCACGGCAGTGCGCGTCGCCCGGCAGGTGGAGAACGGCACTACCGTGACCATGGATGACGCCGGGGTCCTGCGTTTGGTATTCACCGACAAGACCCTGGCCGACAAACGCACTCAGGCGGTGGACCAGTCGATCGAGATCGTCCGCCGGCGGGTGGACGAAACCGGCACCCGCGAGCCGACCATTCAACGCCAGGGCCAGGACCGGATCATCGTTGAGCTGCCCGGGGTGAGTAATCCCGAGCACATGAAATCCCTCATCGGGCGCACGGCCAAGCTGACCTTTCACCTCCTCGACGACGCGGTTTCTCCCGAAGATGTGGCCCAAGGACGGATCCCCCCCGGAGCGCGCCTGCTGCCCAATGCCGAGGCCGGCCGGCCGGGCCAACCCGCCCAGTTGGTGGTCCGTAAGCGGGTCGAGGTCAGCGGTGACCGCTTGGTGGGCGCCCAGGCCACCTTCCAAAACGGTGAGCCCGTGGTGTCATTTCGTTTTGATACCGTGGGCGGGCGCAAGTTTGGCCAGATCACGTCGGAAAACGAGGGCCGCTTCCTGGCCATTGTCCTGGACAATCAGGTGATCAGCGCGCCGCGGATCCGCGAGCCCATTTTGGGCGGATCGGGGATCATCTCCGGCAGCTTCTCCACCCAGGGCGCCCAGGATCTCGCCTTGTTGCTGCGCGCGGGTGCGCTGCCGGCTCCGCTCACCATGCTAGAAGAGCGAACCATTGGCCCCGGCCTGGGGGCTGACAGCATCGAGGCCGGCGCGGTGGCCAGCGTGATCGGCGCTTTCGCCGTGGTGATCTTCATGGTGGTGGCCTATGGCTTGTTTGGGATTTTCGCCAACATCGCTCTGGCGGTGAACGTGATCTTGCTTCTGGCGGCGCTCTCGGTGCTGGGGGCAACCTTGACCTTGCCCGGTATTGCCGGCATTGCCTTGACCATTGGCATGGCTGTTGACGCCAATGTGCTGATTTTTGAAAGAATTCGTGAAGAATCCCAAGCAGGTCGCACGCTCCTCAACGCGCTGGAAACCGGCTTCAGAAATGCCCTCTCGGCAATTTTGGATTCTAATATCACCACCATCTTTGCGGCGGGTCTGCTCTACTACTTTGGGTCTGGACCAGTCCGCGGTTTTGCCGTGACCCTCACTTTGGGCATCCTGACCTCGATGTTCACCGCCATCACGGTGACCCGCTTCATCATCTTCGTGTGGCTGCGGCTGGCGCGGCCCAAGACCCTTCCGCTGTGA
- the yajC gene encoding preprotein translocase subunit YajC: protein MFISPAFAQTPDAMNMMGSLQSFLPLILIFVIFYFLLIRPQQRRMKQHKAMLASIRRGDKIVTTGGLIGTVSKVVNEQELSVEITENVRVRVMRDMVANVLSRTEPAPGQVSNENGGGDGSDNGASRLKSLLTKK from the coding sequence ATGTTCATTTCCCCGGCGTTTGCCCAGACCCCCGACGCCATGAATATGATGGGCAGCCTGCAATCCTTTTTGCCGCTGATCCTGATCTTCGTGATCTTCTACTTTCTGCTGATCCGTCCGCAGCAGCGTCGCATGAAGCAGCACAAGGCGATGCTGGCCTCCATCCGCCGCGGCGACAAGATCGTGACCACGGGCGGCCTGATCGGCACCGTGTCCAAGGTGGTCAACGAGCAGGAATTGAGCGTTGAGATCACTGAAAACGTCCGCGTGCGCGTCATGCGCGACATGGTTGCCAACGTTCTGTCGCGCACCGAGCCCGCCCCGGGCCAAGTGAGCAACGAAAATGGCGGCGGCGATGGCTCGGACAACGGCGCCAGCCGCCTGAAGTCGCTGCTGACCAAAAAGTAA
- a CDS encoding ATP-binding protein translates to MPEVSGNADLLAVLTRLAEAVERLAPPPPPRPDGSGADAFVWQAQRSFLDPVARVNRVDLGLLCGIDRHVATLRDNTLRFARGLPANNALLWGARGTGKSSLVKAVHADINATLDQEGRPRLALIEIHREDIPTLPQLLQILAGFARPCLLFCDDLSFDGQDTSYKSLKAVLEGGIEGRPANVIFYATSNRRHLLAREMVENEQSTALHAGEAVEEKVSLSDRFGLWLGFHNIDQATYFAMVRGYVAAYGLKADPAQVEREAREWAMTRGSRSGRTAWQFIQDLAGRLGQALPPG, encoded by the coding sequence ATGCCCGAGGTGTCTGGAAACGCCGACCTTCTTGCCGTCTTGACCCGGTTAGCCGAGGCTGTGGAGCGTCTGGCTCCGCCGCCGCCGCCTCGCCCCGACGGATCCGGCGCCGATGCTTTCGTCTGGCAGGCCCAGCGCTCGTTTCTCGATCCCGTGGCCCGGGTCAACCGGGTGGATCTGGGCTTGCTGTGCGGGATCGACCGCCACGTGGCCACCTTGCGCGACAATACCTTGCGCTTTGCCCGCGGCCTGCCCGCCAACAATGCCCTGCTGTGGGGGGCACGGGGCACGGGAAAGTCGTCGCTGGTCAAGGCGGTGCACGCCGACATCAACGCCACCTTGGACCAGGAGGGGCGCCCCCGTCTCGCCTTGATCGAAATCCACCGCGAGGACATTCCCACCTTGCCGCAGCTGCTCCAGATTCTGGCCGGCTTTGCCCGGCCGTGCTTGTTGTTTTGCGACGATCTGTCCTTCGATGGGCAGGACACCAGTTACAAGTCGCTGAAAGCGGTGCTGGAAGGTGGCATTGAGGGGCGGCCAGCCAACGTCATCTTTTATGCCACCTCGAACCGCCGCCACCTGCTGGCCCGCGAGATGGTGGAAAACGAGCAGTCCACCGCCTTGCACGCCGGCGAGGCTGTCGAGGAGAAGGTCAGCCTCTCGGATCGCTTCGGGCTGTGGCTGGGCTTCCACAACATTGATCAGGCAACCTATTTCGCCATGGTCCGCGGCTACGTCGCGGCCTATGGTTTGAAGGCCGACCCGGCCCAGGTCGAGCGCGAGGCCCGCGAATGGGCGATGACCCGGGGCAGCCGGTCGGGCCGGACCGCTTGGCAGTTCATCCAAGACCTTGCCGGGCGCCTGGGACAGGCCTTGCCGCCGGGCTGA
- a CDS encoding TldD/PmbA family protein, which translates to MTDTDKSAAALGILDDLVRRAMRAGASAADAVVVDGVSVSVAYRMGRPEKLERAEGGDLGLRVLVGTRQALVSTADRSPQGLDALVERAVAMARAVPEDPTLGLADPALVARDLPDIDGCDPDEPSVELLSERARLLEDAARAVPGVTNSEGAEASWGRSTVALVGSNGFAHAYHTSQSSLGVAVVAGSDAHGMESDYASSAAVYGADLRDPVEVGRDAGERAVRRLGATRVPTGRRVIVFDPRVARGLIGHLLSAINGASIVRGTSFLKNKRGEAVFAPGIEVIEDPLRPRGLRSRPCDAEGLPCRRRSLIDDGRLTTWILDLRTARALGLESTGHAGRGPSSAPSPTTSNVWLAPGVLTPDALIGAIDDGLYVTDLVGQGVNGLTGDYSRGAAGLRIEKGQLTTPFNEVTIAGTLQDMFAALVPANDLVFRHGVDAPTVFLGDMMVAGA; encoded by the coding sequence ATGACCGATACCGACAAATCCGCCGCCGCCCTTGGCATTCTCGACGACCTTGTGCGCCGGGCAATGCGGGCCGGGGCCAGCGCCGCCGACGCGGTGGTGGTCGATGGCGTCTCGGTTTCGGTCGCCTATCGCATGGGGCGGCCGGAAAAACTGGAGCGGGCCGAGGGCGGTGATCTAGGGTTGCGGGTTCTGGTCGGCACCCGCCAAGCCCTGGTCTCGACCGCAGATCGCAGCCCCCAGGGTCTGGATGCCTTGGTCGAGCGCGCCGTGGCCATGGCCCGCGCCGTGCCCGAGGATCCCACCTTGGGGTTGGCCGATCCTGCCCTGGTGGCTCGCGATCTGCCCGATATTGATGGCTGTGATCCCGATGAGCCCTCGGTGGAACTCCTGAGCGAGCGGGCCCGCCTTCTTGAAGACGCCGCGCGGGCCGTGCCCGGCGTGACCAATTCGGAAGGAGCCGAGGCGAGCTGGGGGCGCTCTACGGTGGCCCTCGTCGGCTCCAACGGCTTCGCGCATGCGTATCATACGAGCCAAAGCAGCCTCGGGGTCGCCGTCGTCGCCGGGAGCGACGCCCACGGGATGGAATCCGATTACGCCTCCAGCGCCGCCGTGTATGGGGCCGACCTGCGCGATCCGGTCGAAGTGGGGCGCGACGCGGGCGAGCGGGCCGTGCGGCGCCTTGGCGCAACCCGCGTGCCCACCGGGCGGCGGGTCATCGTGTTCGACCCCCGTGTGGCCCGCGGCTTGATTGGTCATCTGTTGAGCGCCATCAACGGGGCGAGCATCGTGCGTGGCACGTCGTTTTTGAAGAACAAGCGGGGGGAGGCCGTGTTTGCCCCCGGCATCGAGGTGATCGAGGATCCCTTGCGGCCGCGCGGCCTGCGCTCGCGGCCTTGCGATGCGGAGGGCTTGCCCTGTCGTCGCCGCTCCCTGATCGACGATGGCCGCCTGACCACCTGGATTCTGGATCTGCGCACCGCCCGCGCCCTGGGCCTGGAAAGCACCGGTCATGCCGGGCGCGGACCCTCCTCGGCCCCCAGCCCCACCACCTCCAACGTTTGGCTCGCACCGGGGGTGCTCACGCCCGACGCCTTGATTGGGGCCATTGACGACGGCCTCTATGTGACCGATCTCGTGGGCCAGGGCGTTAACGGCCTGACCGGGGATTACAGCCGGGGCGCCGCCGGTCTGCGGATCGAGAAAGGTCAACTCACCACTCCCTTCAACGAGGTCACCATCGCCGGAACCTTGCAAGACATGTTTGCCGCCCTGGTGCCGGCCAACGACCTTGTGTTCCGCCATGGGGTCGATGCCCCGACCGTCTTCCTGGGCGACATGATGGTGGCCGGCGCCTGA
- a CDS encoding Ig-like domain-containing protein has protein sequence MIVSGLPSGATLSAGTPNPDGSYTLTPAQLSGLTLTPPDDFSGSLTLTVKAVSTDGTATAATTAPLTVTVTPVADAPTLTVTPATGAEDMPIGLSIVSSLTDSSETLSVIVSGLPSGASLSAGTPNPDGSYTLTPAQLSGLTLTPPDDFSGTLTLTVKAISTDGTATAETTTPLTITVTPVADTPTLAPVDTWGAEHTAISLTTGAALTDTDGSETLSVTLSSIPQGASLAVNGTTVYTASTANGSFTLSGDQLHGLTLTPPENFSGEITLGVAATATDGSSTTTTQDTLTVDVRDTLTLTHLDEALGLSDSATPQTVTVSDLPTGSVLSAGTTSDGGQTWSLSSADLEGLQVTAATDTDFQFKVEATPAAGESAPAASVEVSVDVGVFEHDTMEDFLNAISASVPPVTVAGPEGALAPSALSEDMINTIYEQIVVYEHLTTDTTTGTSTLTSTYEAHYDGSDAVTSATLSSEPSTGTGTNDTNDPSGASSGHEHAVAYTG, from the coding sequence GTGATCGTCAGTGGCCTGCCCTCTGGCGCCACCTTGTCGGCCGGCACCCCCAACCCCGATGGGAGCTACACCCTAACCCCGGCCCAGCTCTCGGGCCTGACCCTGACACCGCCTGACGATTTCTCGGGCTCCCTCACCCTGACGGTGAAGGCGGTCTCGACCGATGGCACCGCCACCGCCGCGACCACGGCCCCCCTCACCGTCACCGTTACCCCGGTGGCCGACGCTCCCACCCTGACCGTCACCCCGGCCACGGGGGCGGAAGATATGCCCATCGGCCTTAGCATTGTCAGTTCGCTCACCGACAGTTCCGAGACCCTGAGCGTGATCGTCAGTGGCTTGCCCTCTGGTGCCAGCTTGTCGGCCGGCACCCCGAACCCGGATGGGAGCTACACCCTGACCCCGGCCCAGCTCTCGGGCCTGACCCTGACGCCGCCTGACGATTTCTCGGGCACCCTTACCCTGACGGTGAAGGCGATCTCGACCGATGGCACCGCCACCGCCGAGACCACGACGCCGCTGACCATTACCGTTACCCCGGTGGCCGACACGCCCACCCTAGCGCCGGTCGATACCTGGGGTGCCGAACATACGGCCATCAGCCTGACCACCGGCGCGGCGCTCACCGATACCGATGGCTCGGAGACCCTGAGCGTGACCTTGTCCAGCATCCCGCAAGGGGCGTCGCTGGCGGTCAACGGGACGACGGTTTACACGGCGAGCACGGCCAATGGCTCCTTCACCCTGAGTGGGGATCAACTCCATGGCCTGACCCTGACGCCGCCGGAGAATTTTTCTGGCGAGATCACCCTTGGCGTGGCGGCGACGGCGACCGACGGCAGTTCAACCACCACAACCCAGGACACCCTCACGGTGGATGTGCGCGACACCCTCACGCTCACCCATCTGGACGAAGCCCTGGGCCTGAGCGACAGCGCCACGCCGCAAACGGTGACGGTCAGCGACCTGCCCACCGGCTCGGTGCTGTCGGCGGGAACGACCAGCGATGGCGGGCAGACCTGGAGCTTGTCGTCGGCCGATCTCGAGGGCCTTCAGGTAACCGCCGCGACCGACACCGACTTCCAGTTCAAGGTCGAGGCGACGCCCGCCGCCGGAGAGTCGGCGCCGGCGGCCTCGGTGGAGGTGTCGGTTGATGTTGGGGTGTTCGAGCACGACACCATGGAGGATTTCCTCAATGCGATTTCCGCCTCGGTGCCCCCGGTGACGGTGGCCGGACCGGAAGGGGCGCTGGCACCTTCCGCGCTGTCGGAGGACATGATCAATACGATTTACGAGCAGATCGTCGTCTACGAACACCTGACGACCGACACCACAACGGGCACGAGCACCCTGACCAGCACGTATGAAGCCCATTACGACGGGTCGGATGCCGTGACCTCGGCAACCTTGTCCTCGGAGCCCAGCACCGGCACCGGGACCAACGACACCAACGATCCGTCTGGAGCCAGTAGCGGTCACGAGCACGCGGTGGCTTACACCGGCTGA